Sequence from the Thermocoleostomius sinensis A174 genome:
TTGGGCAGGTGTTTACTCGGGTCCGAGCCATTCCTACTGATGGACTGCCCTATCTTGACTTCATGGCGGCTGGTATTTTGGCCCAAAGCGTCTTGTTTGTCGCTATTTTTACGGGCGGCATGTCAATTATTTGGGAACGGGATTTAGGGATTGTTCACAAATTTTTGGCTAGTCCAATTCCACGAGTGACCTTAGTCCTAGGTAAATCAGCCGCAACGGGGATTCGCAGCCTTTTTCAAATTATCGTCATCTATGGGCTGTCGCTACTGCTAGGCGTTAATCTCAATCTCAATCCGATTGCCGTTCTGTCAACCGTTCTTGTGGTGTTACTAGGTTCTGCCTGCTTTTGTACTTTCTCACTGATTATTGCTTGTTTAGTACAAACGCGAGAACGATTTACCGGAGTGGGACAACTACTAACCATGCCGCTCTTTTTTGCCAGTAATGCCATTTACCCTATCTCGCTGATGCCTGGGTGGTTACAGGTAGTCTCGCAAATTAATCCGCTCACCTATCAGGTAGATGCCTTACGAGCCACAATGTTAGCAGAAGGTTCCAGTACCTATGGTGTGGGGGTAGATGTGTTCATTCTGTTAACAATCGCTACTGTGCTAACGCTGATCTGTAGTCGGCTCTATCCCCGTGTTGCGCGCTAACCTAAGTGGAGCAAAGAGCATACAGATGGGCATACAGCGATCGGTCTCAACCACCCTATCGGAAACCTGTGCAACTACGCTGATGGAAACTGTGCCGTTGCTGATGCAGGTGATTCGAGCCGACATGCGGGCAATTGGGGCAACAACGCTTTCAGTTCCCCAATTTCGCACGCTGGCATTTCTCGATCGGCATTCGGGAGCTTCGTTGTCTGATTTGGCCGACCATTTGGGTGTAACGGCGGCAACCGCCTCCGCTACGGTTGAAAGGCTGGTGCAACAGAATTATGTACAGCGCCTTTCCCATCCCCAAGAGCGTCGCAAAGTAGTATTAAGCCTAACTGAAGTTGGACTGCAACACCTCCAGCAGGCGCGCAGTCAAACTCGTCGTCAGATTGCGGCTCTTCTCGATCGATTGTCTGAGGATCAACTGCTGCAAATTGATCAAAGCTTACGATCGCTGCAACAAATTTTTGAACTGAGGTTAAACGATCCTGAAAGCAGCGCGTAGGCAGAGCTTTATAAATTGGATGAAGGATAGAATGGAATGCCTGCCAGAACAGGAGTTATGAAACTAAACTTGTCCTAATTACCTCTGCAACGGTTATCCATCCCAAGCACTTGTCATACTCCATTTCAAAGCCACCGCTGAGTTGAACCTACCAACGGCTGGTGTCTTTTTTATATTTAGTTTTTATAGTCAGCTTTTATATCCAGCCTGGGTGTGCATAAGACCAATCAGCCAATCGTTGTAAAGGCAAGCAACCGTTCAAACAGGCAAGGGGGCGTTGCTTTTTTCTTTGAGATTGCAGTTTTGTGAATCTATCGTGGTAATCCCATGAAAGCGAATTTTCTCACTCGAACCAACAAGTTGGCTGAAAGGAGGAATGAATCTGTTTTTAATAAATTTTATTGTGTCAACAAGAGTATATGCTGATTAGCTGACAACACTCGATTCCCCTCACTTTAAATCTCTCTCCCAGAGTAGGAGAGGGACGTTGAAAACTCTCAACTGTTTCAACTCCCCGTCGCCCAAGGTTGGGAGAAGGGGTTGGGGGATGAGGGGGTAAAGAAAAGAGTTGTCAGTCAATCAGGGATACATGTTCAACCTATCATCTTCGTTTTTCATCGGAGGACATGACAGTGCGAACCGATTTGAATACGATTGCGAGCCATCAAGGATTTCAAAACACGCTAGAACAAATAAATTTTGCACCTGTTGTTGATGTTCTTTGGTCGAAACACCAATGGACACCGCTACAAATAAAACAAGGAATTAATCAGTACAAGCAATTGCTGTTTCTACTGTACTGCTATCCCCATGAAGCAATCGTCCCCGATCGAGAGACCGATCAAGTAATCCATGCGCATATTTCAACTAAGGATCAATACATGGCCGATTGTGAGGTATTATTCAATCGAGCTTTAGAGCACGAACAGGGGTTTGGAACACGAGGCAACATTGATCAACTGGCTTGGCTATATACATTCCATCGCACTCAACGTCGGATAGCGCAGCAGTTTCATCAAGAGCCAACACTTTGGCTACACCCCGCATACTGCGTACTACGCCCAGAACCAACGTAGGCACCAGCACATAGGATCGTTACTTACCCCGTCCCAATTTGCAGAGTTTGAAGCAAGCTATTCAGTTCTCTGGCTTCTGAAGGCATATCTAACCGTCTGAAACAATTAATGGCTTCTATTGCCCAGTGTTGAGCCGCCGCTCGATCGCCTTGAGCCATGGCTAAATTCGCCAGCGATCGCTGATAGAAGGCTGTTTGATAAGTGCCACGCTCAGATTCAGCAATCTGTAGCCCTTGCATCAACAGGTGAGTCGCTACAGTCCATTTCCCTTGCTGAATGGCAATATCTGCTAGCCAATTACGACTGCGCCAGATTACCCGCTGCCAGTTTATAGCTTGGGCACAATCTAAGGCAGTTTTAAAGTGAAACTCGGCTGATTCATACGCCCCTGCATGAAACTGTACCCGTCCTTGGTAGTAATGAATTCGGCTTAGCTGCAACAACCGTTCTGTCTCACTTAAAGGATGCCGTTCCAGTAGTTGCATCGCTTGTTCAAACCACGGCTGAACGGTTTCAAACTGCGCTTGATGAACCCGCAGTGCCATGATGTTAACCGCTAGATTTAATTGAAATTCTAAGCTTTGATGATGGCGTAGAGACCAAGCTTCGACATAAAGACGATCGGCTTCCTGAAAATATTCGGGTTGTCCCAAGGCTGTCAGCAGCCAACCTCGACTGGACATCACCTCGGCAGCAACAGCCAGATCACGCTGTTGAGCCGTTTGAATCAGCCAATCCATCCATTCAAAGTGCTCATTCCAACATTTCGATCGGTCTTTACGATCGCCTCGAAGATAAATATGTGCTTCAAATGATTTCCAGAGTGTGTAGAGTTCGTTGTATCGTCCTTCATGCATACACCATTCAATTATTGGCTGAATGTTACCCCATTCTGCTTCTAAAACATCATCTTGAGTTTTCCAATCCCACCCATGTTCTCTTTTGTGCGTTTGAGCTAATTTCAAACACCAATTGAGCCAGCGCTCTCGAATGTTCTGCTCGAATACTGGATAGTTTTTTAGTTCTGCGATTGCATATTCACGAGTTAGAGGCAATAAGCTGTAAAGATTGCTATCAAGTACAATCAAAGATAATTCCTGAAGTTGAACCAAAGCTCGCTCTACAACGTTTCCTGATGAATTTTCGATCGAAGAAACATTTGAAAAATCTTCTGGCAGCGAAAGTTCAATCCACATCTCTCGTGAAATTGGTTGTGTAAATAATGAAAGCGACATCAATAATTGATGAGCGAGTTGTCCTTGAATGAGCGCAACTGAATGTTCAAAACAAAAGCGAGCTAAATCTCCATTTGCTTGTGTCAACTGCTCTAAAACATAGTCTGCTGAATATCCACCTGCTATTTGTCCAACCGCATAGTGAATGGCAATCGGAATTCCACCTGTTCGTTCATATAGTTTATATAGATTAGTTTCAGTAAGAGTAATTTTCTTTTCCTGCGTTTCATGATAGATGAGTTGCAAGGCATCAGTTTTAGTGAGAACAGATAGATGTAGCGGCAAAAAAATTCCTTGCTTGCGCGTGGTAATAATAGCTTTGACTGTCGGAGGCAAGTCGCAGTATAAGAATGACAAAACATCTTGTGGGTTTTCGATCGTTTCCAGATTGTCGATGATCAACAGCGTCTGAAAACGGGCTAGTGCATCTTTTACAAGTTCGATTTGATCTTCAATGCTTTTACCCGTCGTATTAATGTCACCCAAGACACGAGCAATCTGTTGAATGATGTCCTTCAATGTCCGCTGAGGACGGCTAATTCGTTGCAGCAGGCTGAAGGAGGTTAGGAAATGCTGTTTGGCTGATGTGAAAACGATGACATCAAATGTTGGAGCTTTCTGAAACCAATCATCAGCACTATGAGCCGCACATAGACATCGGTATGCAACTTCTACGACTAAAGAGGTTTTCCCAACTCCACCAATACCATCTACGCTTATTAGACGCGCTCTATGTTGAGGTGAAAGTAACTCTAAGAGTTGAGCGATTTCCTGTTCTCGTCCAACAAATGTACTACAAGTGTGGGCTGGCAAATTATGCCGGGTAGAGGTCGAGGAGGTAGATAATGCAACTGAATTTGGCGATAGTGAATTTTCATAAGGCTCTAATGCACCGATCGAATCGGATACTCGATTGCGTTGCTTCGTCCGATCGATCGGTGGCTGCATTAAATTCTTTAAGTTCTTCAACACCAAGGGAACAGTTCTGATACTAACCTTTTGCCCGGTTGCTTCTGATAACAATTTCCAAAGTTCTGGGCAGAACAGTCGTTGCACTGTTAAATCCGAATAGCCCTCCAATCTAACCTCTTTTAATTTTCTACCATCAATAACTTGTTTAAGGATTTCTTTCTGATGAATGGTTAAAGTTTTACCAGTTGCTACGGACAAACATTCATCAGCAATCTCTATTAGTTCTAGAATTTCGGAGATGCTCATAATGACTTTTAAAACCCTGTTTTTGCTTAGAATAGCTTGAATTATTTGAAAAATTTGATAAATACAACTTTTTCTCAATATTTCAATTGAAACTTATGATTTTTTTGAACAAAATCATTTTCTTCATTTTTTATCAAGTCTTCTCCATTCAATTGAAGATTTTGAATTACATGCCTAAATATGATTGATATTTTCTGCACAAAATGAACTATTTATCCAGTACTCTGCAAGGATAGGACAGATAGATTCCTCAGTGGCAGAGCGGTAACAGCAGGTTCAGTGACAGAAACGATCGATTCTCTTACCACGTTTGAGTAATGGGATGCTTCGTTAGCCGAGGTAAGTAGTTTGGACTAGTCCAAAGATCGCGTGAGCATTCTGTACAGATGAACGGGTAGTTAGAGTGCTACATTCCACTGAGATTTAGGCTTGTGCAAATTGAATTTGTGCGACAGGAATATATGTACTACTCATATTTGTTTATCTTTTGCAGAACTTTAGTTTTTTCTGTATTTACAGCATCTTGTTTCTTTAAGGTGAAAAATTTTTCCCGCTTTGTTCTTACAATTCATCGCTTTGAGATTCTACCAAGTTCGATTGTAAAGATTACTGGTATCTCTATTGTAGGATTAGAGTTACTAGTTATTGGTTTTCTATTCAGCCATTCATTGATCGCATTTGGACTAGCAACGGTTTTGTTAATTCTATTTACATTGGCTTTGATCTCAAGTTTGTGGCGTAACCTTAAGATTCAATGCAATTGTTTTGGAACGAGTCAACATCCCATCTCTTCGATCGATTTAGTACGAAACGCTATCTTTCTAGTGTGTTCCAGTGTCGGTGGTTGGTTGGCGCTTCAACCCCACATGCAGGTAAAACTCTCATTTGTAGATTCAGTATCCGCTAGCTTCATAGCTCTTATTTTCACACTAGTATTGTCAAACTTAAGTGAGCTTTACTACCTGTATGATCCTGCCAAGGTGCGGAGCTAGATATCACGTTAGGAATCGATTTGACTTAGAAATTTACTTCGACTTGTACGGAGAAAAATTGTAATGATGTCTTTTTCTATTGCAAATTCAATCTTGCAGTGGAGTGCTATCCTACTCAATCTGCTGCTAACCATTGCTCTGCTACGCCAATTTAATCAGCTTTCTGATTCAATAGCAGAGTTTAGCGGTATGGAATCTGGATTGGAAACAGGAAGCCGTGCCCCGGATTTTGAAGCAGAGACATTGACAGGAGAAACCCTAACATTAGCAGATTACATGGGGAAAGTGGTATCTTTTATCTTTGTTTCAACTCACTGTGACGCCTGTATCGATAAGTTTCCTGCCTTAAATGCCTTTGCTGATAAAGCGAAGCAAGCAGGAGTAGAGGTGGTGCTTGTCAACACCGACGACGACAAAGGTACGATCGCAGGGCTAGTTCAGAAGCACGGAGTATCACTGCCAGTTTTAGTGGCCCCTATTGAAAGTAATCCGTTTGCCAGAAATTACCGTGCCGAAGCGGTTCCTTCATACTGCTTACTGAATCCAGACAGCTACATTGAATCGGCTGGATTACTTGGGCCCAAGTGGGAGAAGCAGATAACACAAGCTTGGACAACTGTGTGATTCCGTCCATGAAGAGAGGTGCAATCAAAGTATAACCTGATTTGAGAGATTAATTTGATACGGAATAGGCTACTGTATGTAGTAATTTCGTCACGCTAGGTATCATTCACCAATGAAGGATAAGCCCCATGAACAAGCTAACAAACAAGCTATTTAGCAAGGTACTTGATCTGACTCAAGCCTCCAACCCCCTGGTTAACCTTGCTGATGCACTTTTGAGTCATTTGGTTCGCAAGGATACGGCGGCTGCGTCCTGCTACATTTCCTACGGTAGGTGCTTCTACAGCTACTACTATTATGCATATATTCAGCGCCGTTGGAGGTGCTGTTATACCTGGTGGGGTAGACGCTGCCGCTATTTAGGACTCTACTACTGCTAGGGTGAGACCGAGACGGTTAGCACCTGGGCTAGTTCTATATGCCTATGGCAGGTGGGTCGCTAGTGGCAGCCTACCGCTAGCGATCTGTCTTAAAACAACTTACGAGTGAACTCGTTCCACCGTAAATCAATGCAACTCATTGGAATTGTAGTTATTGTTAGTTTGCTGATTGGCGTAGGAGCAACTGCGTTCCTACGCTTTTGCTTCACTATCACAACAGTCTGTGGCGACAGCATGTCCCCCGCCTTAGAAGATGGCGATCGACTACTGACCTTTAATCTTTTGCCTCACCTTTGGTTGCAACACGGGCAAATCGTAGTTGGGGAATTAGAAATGCTGAACGTGTCACCTGCCATCAATCACGCATTCTCAGAATATATCAATACGTCAGAACCGGGGGAGTTAGATCTCATTCCGTCTGAAGCGGAACTGCTTGGTCAAGTCGATGTAAAAGTAGAGATGGAACCAGAGTCCTCTAAATTCATCAAACGCATTGCTGGCTTATCAGGCGATACAATCACGATTTCTCTCTCTAGCTTACATGCATTTATGCAAGCCATGCTGAAAGAGCAAGGTAATGCTGAAGGCAATGTTGTTTGGCAGGTGCCAGACAATCACTGTTTTGTTCGGGGAGACAGTTTAGTTTGCGCAGATTCATTATTGGTTGGTCCAATTCCAATCTCTGCCATCACTGGCATTGTGATTCTGAAGTTACCACATGCATCATCAAACAGCTTGACTCAACCATTGCTTTAATGGATTAACTCGTTTAAATCACAATCCTTTGGACCGTTTTTGTGTAAATGTTGAAAACCCTTGCCGCGTCACAAATTTCGGTCCTCTTCCTCAATCCCTCTCCTAACGTGAGAGAGAGCTTTCAATCCGGTTCCCCTTCATCCTTTTGGGGAGAAGGGGTTAGGGGATGAGGGCAGCTTGGCACAAAAGCGTCCGGACTACTCAAATTACTCAAATTTTTATTCTTTTTCGGATTACACAAATAGAGTGATATTGATATGTGGCACTTTCTACAATCCGTTACGCAATTGGTTAAATTCGTTTGGCGATCGCATCCACTTGGTTGTGTAGTAGCAGTCATTCTAACAATCTTACAGGGTTTAATTCCGCTGGCTAATGCCTGGGTTCTCAAAGTCTTGCTTGACTGGTTAGCAGAGCAATTTGCTGGGCAGAAGGATATTATTAATGAGCAATTGATGGGACTGCTGATTGCCCAAACCGTATTGATTGTGACGGCGGCAATGTTACCAAATGTCAGTCGATATCTAAACGCAGAACTGGGGCGACGGCTCACAATATCCATTCAATCCTCTGTTTATCAGAAAATTAATCAGTTCCGTGGTATCGCTCACTTCGAAAATCCAGAAGTTTACGACACAATTCGGTTAGCTGAAGAAGGAGCAGAGCAAAGTTCTGGACAAACGTTGCAGGTTCTCACAGACTTAATTCAATCCCTGGTGACGCTCTTGAGTTTTGTCAGTGTCTTAATTTCCTTTAACCTCTTCTTAGCCAATCTAGTCCTGTTGGCGGCTCTGCCGCAACTGATTACCCAACTTCAGATCGGACGACAACGATTCGGTTTGGCATATGAACTTAGCCCCACGGAGCGCCGCAAGCATTACTACAGTTTTTTACTGTCCGATGTTTATGCAGTCAAAGAGGTGCGATTGTTTGGATTGGGAACGTACTTTCTAGACAAGCTACTACAGCTATATCAACGTACTCACCATGCAGAACGCCAGCAACAACAACGGGAACTTCGTTGGGAATTGGGATTAAATATAATATCTAGTATCGTTGCCAGCATTGCCTTTGTAATTGTAGTCTCTGCTGCTTTCGCAGAGCGGGTGTCCTTGGGCGACATCATGCTATACGTTAACGCTGTCACCTCAGTGCAAATGGCATCCGGTCGTTTGATTGGAGCGATCGCAGGCTTGAGTGAAGGAGTTTTATTTTACTCTTTCTTTGAGAAACTGTTAAATTTATCACCCGATCTCCCGGTTCCAGCTACACCCTATCCTGTTCCTTCGCTTTCATCCGGTATTGAATTACGGAATGTGTCGTTTCGCTATAGCGATCATCATCCCTGGATTTTACGCGATGTAAATTTGCAAATCCCGGCTCATCATTGTTTGGCGCTAGTCGGGCTGAATGGTGCCGGCAAATCAACGCTAGTGAAGTTATTAACGCGATTGTATGACCCCACGATCGGACAAATTTTGTGGGATGGCATTGATATTCGCGAATTCGAACCAGATGAATTTCGTCGCCATATCAGCACGATTTTTCAAGACTTCATGCACTATGATTTGACCGTGCGAGAGAATATTGGACTCGGAGATCTAAGCCGCATTCAGGATATGCCGTGGATACAAAAAGCGGCAAAACAAGCCAATATTCATGAAGAGATTTTGCGCTTACCGCATGATTATGAAACAGAAATTACTCGCATGTTTGCCGAGGAAATGACGGGAGAAAAAGCAGCAGGGATTGATTTGTCGGGGGGACAATGGCAGCGCATCGCCACGGCTCGGATGTTTGCCCGTGAAGCCGATTTGCTGATTTTAGATGAACCCACAGCGGCCCTAGATGCCCAAGCAGAATACGAAACCTATAGCCATTTCAAACAACTGATGGCCGATCGCACCAGTTTGTTAATCTCTCACCGCTTCAGCACGGTGCGGATGGCCGATGCCATTGCCGTACTGGAAGCTGGCCGGATTGTAGAATATGGCTCTCATGAAGCGTTGATGCGATCGAATGGCACCTATGCTAAACTCTATCGTCTGCAAGCTGAGAGCTACATGGATTCACCGCAGCCTCATTCACCAGCATCAGTATAGATCTAGAGCATCTGATAATCACCGAGATACCTGCATCTCCAATTGCATCATTAAATTTGCAGTCATTGAGCCTGAATTTTGCGTCAAGTTTGCTAGCCTATTGGGATAGTTTATGCAACATTTAACTCTGAAAAACGTGAAGCTGCCAACGCGCTGGGTCACTGGAGTTTTGCTTTCCGGTTTGCTAGGCTTTTTGGTCTACTTAGCTGTGGTCGTGCGTCAGTCAGCCTCGCAATCCACTGTGCAGTTAGATACTGTTGAAGTCACAACGTCCGATTTGACAGTGCGCTATCCGGTTAACGGTGTGGTGCAAGCCGTGCGAACCAGTAAGCTGAGTCCCGATCGCGAAGGACAAATTATTGAGTTGTATGTTGAAGAAGGCGATTCAGTGGTGCAGGGACAAGTCGTTGCCCGCATGGATAGCCAGGAAGTGCAGGCACAAGTGCGGCAATATGAAAGCGCACTAGCTCAAGCCCAAGCAGAGCTAGCCCTTAAACAAGCGGGGAATCGTCCTCAAGACATTGCCGAAGCCGAAGCAAGGGTGGCCACCGCCGAGGCAGAAATTGCTCAGGCCCAAGCCAAAGCAGTTCGCACTCAGGAAGAATTACAGCGCAACCAACGCTTGGCCGAGCAAGGAGCGATCTCGCAAAGTCAATTAAGTGAGTATGTGGCCGAAGAACGAGAAGCCTTGGCAGCCCTGGAAGCGGCTCAGTCCAGATTACGAGAACAGCAGCAGAACCTCGATCGCCTACGGGCAGGAACTCGCAGTGAGGAAATTGCTCAAGCCGCAGCCCGGGTGGCCGAAGCGCAAGCACAGTTGCAATCCTATCAAACCCAACTAGCCAATACAGAAATTCGAGCACCATTTTCGGGCATCATTACGCGACTGTTTGTTCAGGAAGGAGATTTTGTTACCCCCACAACATCAGCGTCATCTGACGAAAGCGCGACTTCGGCTTCGATCGCAGAACTATCATCTGGGCTAGAAGTAGAAGTGAAAGTGCCAGAAGCTAGTATTGGGCGACTACAAGTGGGACAACTAGTGGAAGTTCGCACCGATGCTTTTCCCGACGAGGTATTTCAGGGACGCCTGCGCTTGATTGCACCGCGAGCTATCAAGGAAAATAATATTACCTTTTTTAGAACTAAAGTTGAACTAATTAATGGACACGATCGCTTGAAACTGGGAATGAATGTAAAGCTGGACATTTTAGGACAACAGATTAGGAATGTATTAGTGGTTCCCTTAGCGGCAGTGGTAACACAACCTAATGGCGAGACGGGTGTATATGTATTAGATGAGTCGAATCAAAGCCAACTGCGATCGGTGAAGGTAGGTGTCACTGCCGAAGATCAAATTCAAATTATTGAAGGTGTGGCTGAAGGAGAACGCATTCTGTTAAGCTCACCGACTGATCAATCAGAACCTTCAGAAATTAGTCCG
This genomic interval carries:
- a CDS encoding ABC transporter permease, yielding MKPQNLDARPNGWASDRPGWQSSSWRSIGMNSIELVQKTAVAAELEIRKLRHDPSDLVLRSVQPVLWLLIFGQVFTRVRAIPTDGLPYLDFMAAGILAQSVLFVAIFTGGMSIIWERDLGIVHKFLASPIPRVTLVLGKSAATGIRSLFQIIVIYGLSLLLGVNLNLNPIAVLSTVLVVLLGSACFCTFSLIIACLVQTRERFTGVGQLLTMPLFFASNAIYPISLMPGWLQVVSQINPLTYQVDALRATMLAEGSSTYGVGVDVFILLTIATVLTLICSRLYPRVAR
- a CDS encoding MarR family winged helix-turn-helix transcriptional regulator, translating into MGIQRSVSTTLSETCATTLMETVPLLMQVIRADMRAIGATTLSVPQFRTLAFLDRHSGASLSDLADHLGVTAATASATVERLVQQNYVQRLSHPQERRKVVLSLTEVGLQHLQQARSQTRRQIAALLDRLSEDQLLQIDQSLRSLQQIFELRLNDPESSA
- a CDS encoding AAA family ATPase, producing MSISEILELIEIADECLSVATGKTLTIHQKEILKQVIDGRKLKEVRLEGYSDLTVQRLFCPELWKLLSEATGQKVSIRTVPLVLKNLKNLMQPPIDRTKQRNRVSDSIGALEPYENSLSPNSVALSTSSTSTRHNLPAHTCSTFVGREQEIAQLLELLSPQHRARLISVDGIGGVGKTSLVVEVAYRCLCAAHSADDWFQKAPTFDVIVFTSAKQHFLTSFSLLQRISRPQRTLKDIIQQIARVLGDINTTGKSIEDQIELVKDALARFQTLLIIDNLETIENPQDVLSFLYCDLPPTVKAIITTRKQGIFLPLHLSVLTKTDALQLIYHETQEKKITLTETNLYKLYERTGGIPIAIHYAVGQIAGGYSADYVLEQLTQANGDLARFCFEHSVALIQGQLAHQLLMSLSLFTQPISREMWIELSLPEDFSNVSSIENSSGNVVERALVQLQELSLIVLDSNLYSLLPLTREYAIAELKNYPVFEQNIRERWLNWCLKLAQTHKREHGWDWKTQDDVLEAEWGNIQPIIEWCMHEGRYNELYTLWKSFEAHIYLRGDRKDRSKCWNEHFEWMDWLIQTAQQRDLAVAAEVMSSRGWLLTALGQPEYFQEADRLYVEAWSLRHHQSLEFQLNLAVNIMALRVHQAQFETVQPWFEQAMQLLERHPLSETERLLQLSRIHYYQGRVQFHAGAYESAEFHFKTALDCAQAINWQRVIWRSRNWLADIAIQQGKWTVATHLLMQGLQIAESERGTYQTAFYQRSLANLAMAQGDRAAAQHWAIEAINCFRRLDMPSEARELNSLLQTLQIGTG
- a CDS encoding MauE/DoxX family redox-associated membrane protein produces the protein MYYSYLFIFCRTLVFSVFTASCFFKVKNFSRFVLTIHRFEILPSSIVKITGISIVGLELLVIGFLFSHSLIAFGLATVLLILFTLALISSLWRNLKIQCNCFGTSQHPISSIDLVRNAIFLVCSSVGGWLALQPHMQVKLSFVDSVSASFIALIFTLVLSNLSELYYLYDPAKVRS
- a CDS encoding peroxiredoxin family protein; protein product: MMSFSIANSILQWSAILLNLLLTIALLRQFNQLSDSIAEFSGMESGLETGSRAPDFEAETLTGETLTLADYMGKVVSFIFVSTHCDACIDKFPALNAFADKAKQAGVEVVLVNTDDDKGTIAGLVQKHGVSLPVLVAPIESNPFARNYRAEAVPSYCLLNPDSYIESAGLLGPKWEKQITQAWTTV
- a CDS encoding S26 family signal peptidase encodes the protein MQLIGIVVIVSLLIGVGATAFLRFCFTITTVCGDSMSPALEDGDRLLTFNLLPHLWLQHGQIVVGELEMLNVSPAINHAFSEYINTSEPGELDLIPSEAELLGQVDVKVEMEPESSKFIKRIAGLSGDTITISLSSLHAFMQAMLKEQGNAEGNVVWQVPDNHCFVRGDSLVCADSLLVGPIPISAITGIVILKLPHASSNSLTQPLL
- a CDS encoding ABC transporter ATP-binding protein, with protein sequence MWHFLQSVTQLVKFVWRSHPLGCVVAVILTILQGLIPLANAWVLKVLLDWLAEQFAGQKDIINEQLMGLLIAQTVLIVTAAMLPNVSRYLNAELGRRLTISIQSSVYQKINQFRGIAHFENPEVYDTIRLAEEGAEQSSGQTLQVLTDLIQSLVTLLSFVSVLISFNLFLANLVLLAALPQLITQLQIGRQRFGLAYELSPTERRKHYYSFLLSDVYAVKEVRLFGLGTYFLDKLLQLYQRTHHAERQQQQRELRWELGLNIISSIVASIAFVIVVSAAFAERVSLGDIMLYVNAVTSVQMASGRLIGAIAGLSEGVLFYSFFEKLLNLSPDLPVPATPYPVPSLSSGIELRNVSFRYSDHHPWILRDVNLQIPAHHCLALVGLNGAGKSTLVKLLTRLYDPTIGQILWDGIDIREFEPDEFRRHISTIFQDFMHYDLTVRENIGLGDLSRIQDMPWIQKAAKQANIHEEILRLPHDYETEITRMFAEEMTGEKAAGIDLSGGQWQRIATARMFAREADLLILDEPTAALDAQAEYETYSHFKQLMADRTSLLISHRFSTVRMADAIAVLEAGRIVEYGSHEALMRSNGTYAKLYRLQAESYMDSPQPHSPASV
- a CDS encoding efflux RND transporter periplasmic adaptor subunit, yielding MQHLTLKNVKLPTRWVTGVLLSGLLGFLVYLAVVVRQSASQSTVQLDTVEVTTSDLTVRYPVNGVVQAVRTSKLSPDREGQIIELYVEEGDSVVQGQVVARMDSQEVQAQVRQYESALAQAQAELALKQAGNRPQDIAEAEARVATAEAEIAQAQAKAVRTQEELQRNQRLAEQGAISQSQLSEYVAEEREALAALEAAQSRLREQQQNLDRLRAGTRSEEIAQAAARVAEAQAQLQSYQTQLANTEIRAPFSGIITRLFVQEGDFVTPTTSASSDESATSASIAELSSGLEVEVKVPEASIGRLQVGQLVEVRTDAFPDEVFQGRLRLIAPRAIKENNITFFRTKVELINGHDRLKLGMNVKLDILGQQIRNVLVVPLAAVVTQPNGETGVYVLDESNQSQLRSVKVGVTAEDQIQIIEGVAEGERILLSSPTDQSEPSEISPAF